The Hyphococcus flavus genome contains a region encoding:
- a CDS encoding glycosyltransferase family A protein: protein MAQVDIVTRTKNRPLFMKRCLADLQKQNFRDFHWIIVNDGGDPKPVEDIVAQAKSAGLDVELLSFTESNGMEAAGNKGARAGNAPFITIHDDDDTWDPRFLSSTFEALKNENYIGAVSWSTECSERVEGEDIVETSRRRSEYCPDAIDLAGLSMRNRFPPIAFLFKRTAYEAAGGFEESLDVLGDWDFNLRMLMLGDFVVIREELARYHIREAGSQNANSVTDQNFRHVQMTANLRNKYIRKDMETGRFGLGSMMASAAMIEDAAARASYSQRFKRLRRQILKQ, encoded by the coding sequence ATGGCGCAAGTCGATATCGTCACGCGCACCAAAAACCGCCCGTTGTTTATGAAGCGCTGCCTTGCCGATTTACAGAAACAAAACTTTCGCGACTTTCACTGGATTATCGTCAATGACGGCGGCGATCCGAAACCCGTGGAAGACATCGTAGCGCAAGCCAAATCAGCCGGTCTTGATGTCGAGCTTCTCAGTTTTACTGAATCAAATGGCATGGAGGCCGCTGGCAATAAAGGCGCCCGGGCCGGTAACGCGCCGTTCATTACAATTCACGATGACGATGACACTTGGGATCCTCGTTTTTTAAGCAGCACGTTTGAAGCGCTTAAAAACGAAAACTACATAGGCGCTGTTTCCTGGTCGACTGAATGCAGCGAACGCGTCGAAGGCGAAGACATAGTCGAGACCTCCCGTCGGCGTTCAGAATATTGTCCGGATGCAATCGACCTTGCCGGTCTATCCATGCGTAACCGTTTTCCGCCAATTGCTTTTCTGTTCAAACGTACAGCTTACGAGGCGGCAGGCGGTTTCGAAGAGAGCCTCGATGTGCTCGGAGACTGGGATTTCAATTTGCGCATGCTGATGCTTGGAGACTTTGTGGTCATCCGCGAAGAACTGGCCCGATATCACATCCGCGAAGCTGGATCGCAAAATGCGAACAGCGTTACGGATCAGAATTTTCGTCACGTTCAAATGACGGCTAATTTACGCAATAAATATATCCGTAAGGATATGGAAACCGGACGGTTTGGCCTTGGCTCAATGATGGCGAGCGCCGCAATGATCGAGGACGCCGCCGCGCGCGCGAGCTACAGTCAGAGATTTAAACGGCTGCGCCGTCAGATTCTGAAACAATGA
- a CDS encoding acylneuraminate cytidylyltransferase has protein sequence MKVIAIIPARGGSKGIPGKNLQLITGDTLLGRTINSAKGATRLSDIYVSTDDPAIAAEARTAGAEVIDRPASLAGDTASSEAALLHALEEIEKNTPSPDILVFLQCTSPFTTGADIDGVINKLINEKADSALTVAPAHAFLWLENNATGEVEAFGHDKHHRPRRQDREPQYAETGAVYAMRVDGFKETKHRFFGKTVGFITDDVNLMEIDTPLELELCRLAVNFTSKAKLSEMLPKAIDAVLFDFDGVMTDDSVYVDDQGREMVRANRGDGLGIERLRATPVKIGVISKEKNLVVSKRCEKLKIECIQGVDKKDEVIRGWAEKNAVPLKTIVYVGNDLNDLPVIGLTGCVFAPSDANPAFRAAANGVLSKPGGRGAVREVCELILDALAAGKD, from the coding sequence ATGAAAGTCATCGCAATCATACCAGCTCGCGGCGGCTCAAAAGGCATTCCCGGCAAGAATCTCCAACTCATTACCGGCGATACGCTTCTTGGCAGAACGATTAACTCCGCCAAAGGCGCAACTCGTCTGAGTGACATTTATGTGAGTACGGATGACCCGGCGATCGCTGCGGAAGCCAGAACCGCTGGAGCAGAAGTAATTGACAGACCAGCATCACTAGCCGGCGACACCGCCAGTTCGGAAGCCGCGCTGTTACATGCGCTCGAAGAGATCGAAAAAAATACGCCATCACCAGATATTCTGGTTTTTCTTCAATGTACGTCTCCGTTTACCACGGGCGCCGATATCGACGGCGTCATCAACAAGCTCATTAACGAAAAAGCTGACAGCGCCCTCACCGTCGCACCAGCGCACGCTTTTCTCTGGCTTGAAAACAACGCCACAGGCGAAGTCGAAGCTTTCGGTCACGATAAACACCACCGCCCACGCCGTCAGGATCGCGAACCCCAATACGCGGAAACGGGCGCCGTTTATGCGATGCGCGTAGATGGTTTTAAAGAAACGAAACACCGCTTCTTTGGTAAAACTGTGGGATTTATTACTGACGACGTCAATCTGATGGAGATCGACACGCCGCTTGAGCTTGAGCTTTGTCGCCTTGCGGTGAATTTCACGAGTAAGGCTAAGCTATCCGAGATGCTGCCAAAGGCGATTGACGCTGTTCTATTCGACTTCGACGGCGTCATGACTGACGACAGCGTGTATGTAGATGATCAAGGGCGTGAAATGGTCCGCGCTAATCGCGGTGACGGTTTAGGCATAGAACGCTTGCGCGCTACTCCCGTGAAAATTGGCGTCATATCCAAAGAAAAAAACCTTGTTGTGAGCAAGCGTTGCGAAAAGCTGAAAATTGAATGCATTCAGGGCGTCGATAAAAAAGATGAAGTTATTCGCGGCTGGGCTGAAAAGAACGCCGTGCCGCTAAAAACCATTGTCTATGTGGGCAACGACCTAAACGATTTGCCGGTGATCGGTCTTACAGGCTGCGTTTTCGCGCCTTCGGATGCAAATCCGGCTTTTCGCGCGGCCGCGAATGGCGTCTTGTCAAAACCCGGCGGACGCGGCGCCGTGCGCGAGGTTTGCGAACTGATACTTGACGCGCTTGCCGCCGGAAAGGACTAG